One genomic segment of Terrihabitans soli includes these proteins:
- the nuoK gene encoding NADH-quinone oxidoreductase subunit NuoK encodes MEVGLGHYLTVAAILFTIGVFGIFLNRKNVIVILMSVELILLAVNINFVAFSTFSGDLVGQVFALLVLTVAAAEAAIGLAILVVFFRNRGSIAVEDINMMKG; translated from the coding sequence ATGGAAGTCGGCCTCGGACATTATCTCACCGTTGCGGCGATCCTGTTTACGATCGGCGTGTTCGGCATCTTCCTGAACCGCAAGAACGTCATCGTCATCCTGATGTCGGTCGAGCTGATCCTGCTCGCCGTGAACATCAATTTCGTGGCGTTCTCCACCTTCTCCGGCGATCTCGTCGGTCAAGTCTTCGCGCTTTTGGTGCTGACGGTCGCAGCGGCGGAAGCTGCCATCGGCCTTGCCATTCTCGTCGTCTTCTTCCGCAACCGCGGCTCCATCGCGGTTGAGGACATCAACATGATGAAGGGCTGA
- a CDS encoding NADH-quinone oxidoreductase subunit M — translation MISAGWPVLSLITFLPLVGALFILMVGERPAEILNARWIALGTTVFTFLLSLVIVIDFNAATADFQFVEKMPWLGGKINYHMGVDGISMPFVILTTFLMPFCILASWVSVEKRVKEYMIAFLVLETLMVGVFCALDLVLFYLFFEAGLIPMFLIIGIWGGVRRVYASFKFFLYTLLGSVLMLLAIMAMYWQAGTTDIPTLMAYDFPANMQTWLWLAFFASFAVKMPMWPVHTWLPDAHVEAPTAGSVILAAILLKMGGYGFLRFSLPMFPDASLFFQPLVFTLSVIAIVYTSLVALMQEDIKKLIAYSSVAHMGFVTMGIFTLNRQGIDGAVFQMISHGIVSGALFLCVGVVYDRMHTREIAAYGGIVNRMPAYAAVFMVFTMANVGLPGTSGFVGEFLSLAGAFQANTWVAFFATTGVILSAGYALWLYRKVVMGELTKPSLKFLEDLSPREVLLLAPLVILTIFFGVWPEPIFHVTTASIENLISTSVSTAASLLDPSALAAR, via the coding sequence ATGATTTCGGCTGGCTGGCCTGTTCTCTCTCTGATTACGTTCTTGCCTCTGGTGGGAGCGCTGTTCATTCTCATGGTCGGCGAACGGCCGGCGGAGATTCTCAACGCGCGCTGGATCGCGCTCGGCACGACGGTCTTCACCTTCCTGCTGTCGCTCGTCATCGTCATCGATTTCAACGCCGCGACTGCGGATTTCCAGTTCGTCGAGAAGATGCCGTGGCTCGGCGGCAAGATTAACTATCATATGGGCGTCGACGGCATTTCCATGCCGTTCGTCATCCTCACGACCTTCCTGATGCCGTTCTGCATTCTTGCGAGCTGGGTGTCGGTCGAAAAGCGCGTGAAGGAATATATGATCGCCTTCCTCGTGCTGGAGACGCTGATGGTCGGCGTGTTCTGCGCGCTCGATCTCGTTCTCTTCTACCTGTTCTTCGAAGCGGGCCTCATTCCGATGTTCCTCATCATCGGTATCTGGGGCGGCGTCCGGCGCGTCTATGCCAGCTTCAAATTCTTCCTCTATACGCTGCTCGGCTCGGTGCTGATGCTGCTCGCCATCATGGCCATGTACTGGCAGGCGGGCACGACCGACATCCCGACTTTGATGGCCTATGACTTCCCGGCCAATATGCAGACTTGGCTGTGGCTCGCTTTCTTCGCCTCGTTTGCCGTGAAGATGCCGATGTGGCCGGTCCATACCTGGCTGCCGGACGCGCATGTCGAAGCGCCGACGGCGGGCTCGGTGATCCTGGCCGCCATCCTCCTGAAGATGGGCGGCTACGGTTTCCTGCGCTTCTCTCTGCCGATGTTCCCCGATGCGTCGCTGTTCTTCCAGCCGCTGGTGTTCACGCTGTCGGTCATCGCCATCGTCTACACCTCGCTCGTCGCGCTGATGCAGGAAGACATCAAAAAGCTGATCGCCTATTCGTCCGTCGCCCATATGGGCTTTGTGACCATGGGCATCTTCACGCTGAACCGGCAGGGCATTGACGGCGCGGTCTTCCAGATGATCTCGCACGGCATTGTTTCCGGCGCGCTCTTCCTGTGCGTCGGTGTCGTCTACGACCGCATGCACACGCGCGAGATCGCCGCCTATGGCGGCATCGTCAACCGTATGCCGGCCTATGCCGCCGTATTCATGGTCTTCACCATGGCCAATGTCGGCCTGCCGGGCACGTCGGGTTTTGTCGGCGAATTCCTGTCGCTCGCGGGCGCCTTCCAGGCCAATACATGGGTGGCTTTCTTCGCAACGACCGGCGTCATCCTGTCGGCGGGTTACGCGCTCTGGCTCTACCGCAAGGTCGTCATGGGCGAACTGACCAAGCCCAGCCTGAAATTCCTCGAGGATCTTTCGCCGCGCGAAGTTCTGCTTCTCGCACCGCTCGTCATCCTGACCATCTTCTTCGGCGTGTGGCCGGAGCCGATTTTCCACGTGACGACGGCCAGCATCGAAAACCTGATTTCCACCTCGGTGTCGACGGCGGCTTCGCTGCTCGATCCCTCCGCGCTCGCGGCGCGCTGA
- the nuoN gene encoding NADH-quinone oxidoreductase subunit NuoN has product MTGFDLAALSPALPEIVLAAGALVLVLLGAIRGDKSEGMVNGLSLALLLGAAVIVAFEPATPATAFNGSFVWDGFAKFLKLVTLGGAIVALLMSLHYWRHEKVQRFEFGILIVLATTGMMIMISANDLIALYLGFELQSLALYVIAAIHRDNLKSTEAGLKYFVLGALSSGMLLYGCSLVYGYAGTVSFAGIAQSVTAGAHPSIGLIFGLVFVFAGLAFKVSAVPFHMWTPDVYEGAPTPVTAFFAAAPKAAAMAIFVRVAIDAFPHIADQWRQIVVFISLASMLLGSFAAIGQRNIKRLMAYSSIGNVGYILIGLAAGTPDGIQGVLIYLLVYVVMTLGTFAVILGMRHKNGLVENVDDLAGLARTNPMMGFVMAMMMFSLAGIPPLAGFFAKFYVFLAAIEAQLYWLAVIGVVASVIGAFYYLRIVKIIYFDEPTATFEKLPLELKAVIGFSGVFVLFYFLFPAPLVAAASAAASSLF; this is encoded by the coding sequence ATGACCGGCTTCGACCTTGCCGCTTTATCGCCCGCACTGCCGGAAATCGTCCTGGCGGCCGGCGCGCTTGTTCTCGTCCTTCTGGGCGCGATCCGCGGCGACAAGTCGGAAGGCATGGTCAACGGTCTGTCGCTGGCGCTTCTTCTGGGTGCCGCCGTCATCGTCGCGTTCGAGCCGGCAACGCCCGCGACCGCCTTCAACGGCAGCTTTGTGTGGGACGGCTTTGCGAAGTTCCTGAAGCTCGTGACGCTTGGCGGCGCGATCGTCGCGCTGCTCATGAGCCTGCATTACTGGCGGCATGAGAAGGTGCAGCGCTTCGAGTTCGGCATTCTCATCGTGCTGGCGACGACCGGCATGATGATCATGATTTCGGCGAACGATCTGATTGCGCTTTATCTCGGCTTCGAACTGCAGTCGCTGGCGCTATATGTCATCGCCGCGATCCACCGCGACAATCTGAAGTCCACGGAAGCGGGCCTCAAATATTTTGTTCTCGGTGCGCTGTCCTCGGGCATGCTGCTCTATGGCTGCTCGCTCGTATACGGCTATGCCGGCACGGTCTCGTTTGCGGGCATCGCCCAGTCCGTCACCGCAGGCGCCCATCCGTCGATCGGCCTGATCTTCGGCCTCGTCTTCGTCTTTGCCGGCCTTGCCTTCAAAGTCTCGGCCGTGCCGTTCCATATGTGGACGCCTGACGTCTATGAAGGCGCGCCGACGCCGGTCACGGCCTTCTTTGCAGCAGCCCCGAAAGCCGCCGCCATGGCGATCTTCGTGCGCGTTGCCATCGATGCGTTCCCGCACATCGCCGATCAGTGGCGCCAGATCGTCGTTTTCATCTCGCTCGCCTCGATGCTGCTCGGCTCGTTCGCCGCCATCGGCCAGCGCAATATCAAGCGCCTGATGGCGTATTCGTCGATCGGCAATGTCGGCTACATCCTGATCGGCCTTGCCGCCGGAACGCCCGACGGCATTCAGGGCGTGCTCATCTATCTTCTGGTCTATGTTGTCATGACGCTCGGCACGTTTGCCGTCATTCTCGGCATGCGCCACAAAAACGGCCTTGTCGAAAACGTCGACGATCTTGCGGGCCTTGCGCGCACGAACCCGATGATGGGCTTCGTCATGGCGATGATGATGTTCTCGCTCGCCGGCATTCCGCCGCTCGCCGGCTTCTTCGCGAAATTCTACGTCTTCCTCGCCGCCATCGAGGCGCAGCTTTATTGGCTCGCCGTCATCGGTGTCGTCGCCAGCGTCATCGGCGCCTTCTACTATCTGCGCATCGTCAAGATCATCTATTTCGACGAGCCGACGGCGACGTTCGAAAAGCTGCCGCTTGAGCTCAAAGCCGTGATCGGCTTCAGCGGCGTCTTCGTCCTGTTCTACTTCCTGTTCCCTGCGCCGCTCGTCGCTGCGGCGTCCGCTGCCGCGAGCAGTCTCTTCTGA
- the nuoL gene encoding NADH-quinone oxidoreductase subunit L, whose amino-acid sequence MYYAIVFLPLLGAIIGGAVTLFGGFRTRRAELIAMGGGQGHDHHHGHDDHHAHAKHDHGHDDHHDHDDHHGPDYPIAPGARFVELVTTGFLILAAILSWVAFFQHGVGHEEASRIQVLRWMTSGALEVDWALRIDTLTVVMLVVVNTVSALVHFYSIGYMHEDAQRPRFFTYLSLFTFAMLMLVTSDNLVQMFFGWEGVGLASYLLIGFWYHKPEANAAAIKAFVVNRVGDFGFALGIFGIFVLFGTISFDTIFADAPGKAEATMGFLGWTEAPAVTVLCLLLFMGAMGKSAQFLLHTWLPDAMEGPTPVSALIHAATMVTAGVFMVARLSPLFELSHTALEVVIFFGATTAFFAATVGLVQNDIKRVIAYSTCSQLGYMFVALGAGAYSAGIFHLFTHAFFKALLFLGAGSVIHAMHHEQDMRRMGGIRRLIPLTYAMMLVGTVALTGLGIPMTMIGTAGFFSKDAIIEAAFVTHAGMGMYGFVLLVIAAGFTSFYSWRLIFMTFHQAPRAPLETMKHVHESPAVMTIPLVILAVGALIAGVAFYEFFLGHHYAEFWKGTLGGGDHPEIIEHMHHAPWWVKCSPFVMMVLGFSVSYYMYIVNPRVPVELARRHEPLYRFLLNKWYFDELYDLIFVRPAKSLGRFLWKTGDGRIIDGLGPDGVSARVVDVTRGVVRLQTGYVYHYAFAMLIGVAALFTWFMFSSGGGH is encoded by the coding sequence ATGTATTACGCGATCGTCTTCCTGCCTCTGCTCGGCGCCATCATCGGCGGCGCGGTCACTCTGTTCGGCGGCTTCCGCACGCGCCGGGCCGAGCTTATCGCCATGGGCGGCGGGCAAGGCCACGACCATCATCACGGCCATGACGACCATCATGCCCATGCAAAGCATGACCACGGTCATGACGACCATCATGATCACGACGATCATCACGGCCCGGATTATCCGATTGCGCCCGGCGCGCGTTTCGTCGAACTCGTGACGACCGGCTTTCTGATCCTCGCCGCCATTCTGTCCTGGGTCGCCTTCTTCCAGCATGGCGTTGGCCATGAAGAAGCAAGCCGTATTCAGGTTCTGCGCTGGATGACCTCGGGCGCGCTTGAAGTCGATTGGGCGCTCCGCATCGACACGCTGACCGTCGTCATGCTCGTCGTCGTCAACACGGTGTCGGCGCTCGTTCACTTCTATTCGATCGGCTATATGCACGAAGACGCGCAGCGCCCGCGCTTCTTCACCTATCTGTCGCTCTTCACCTTCGCCATGCTGATGCTGGTGACGTCGGACAATCTCGTTCAGATGTTCTTCGGCTGGGAAGGCGTCGGTCTCGCATCCTATCTTTTGATCGGTTTCTGGTATCACAAGCCCGAAGCCAATGCGGCCGCAATCAAGGCCTTCGTCGTCAACCGCGTCGGCGATTTCGGCTTCGCGCTCGGCATTTTCGGCATCTTCGTTCTCTTCGGGACGATCTCCTTCGACACCATTTTCGCCGATGCGCCGGGCAAGGCCGAAGCCACGATGGGCTTCCTCGGCTGGACCGAAGCGCCCGCCGTCACCGTTCTGTGCCTGCTGCTGTTCATGGGCGCGATGGGTAAGTCGGCGCAGTTCCTGCTGCACACCTGGCTGCCGGACGCCATGGAAGGCCCGACGCCCGTGTCAGCGCTCATTCATGCCGCGACCATGGTCACCGCCGGCGTTTTCATGGTGGCGCGCCTGTCGCCGCTGTTCGAGCTGTCGCACACCGCGCTCGAAGTCGTCATCTTCTTCGGCGCCACCACGGCCTTCTTCGCCGCGACCGTCGGCCTCGTGCAGAACGACATCAAGCGCGTCATCGCCTATTCGACCTGCTCGCAGCTCGGCTACATGTTCGTTGCGCTCGGCGCGGGCGCCTATTCGGCCGGCATCTTCCATCTCTTCACGCACGCCTTCTTCAAGGCGCTGCTGTTCTTGGGCGCGGGCTCGGTCATTCATGCGATGCACCATGAGCAGGACATGCGCCGTATGGGCGGCATCCGCCGTCTTATCCCGCTGACCTATGCGATGATGCTGGTCGGCACCGTCGCGCTGACGGGTCTTGGCATTCCGATGACTATGATCGGCACGGCCGGCTTCTTCTCGAAGGACGCCATCATCGAGGCCGCCTTCGTCACTCATGCCGGCATGGGTATGTATGGCTTCGTGCTCCTCGTGATCGCGGCCGGCTTCACCAGTTTCTATTCATGGCGCCTCATCTTCATGACCTTCCATCAGGCGCCGCGCGCACCGCTGGAAACCATGAAGCATGTGCATGAATCGCCCGCCGTCATGACGATCCCGCTCGTCATTCTCGCGGTCGGCGCTCTCATCGCCGGTGTCGCGTTCTACGAATTCTTCCTCGGCCATCATTACGCCGAGTTCTGGAAGGGCACGCTGGGCGGCGGCGATCATCCGGAAATCATCGAACACATGCATCACGCTCCGTGGTGGGTGAAATGTTCGCCCTTTGTGATGATGGTGCTCGGCTTCTCGGTTTCGTACTATATGTACATCGTCAATCCGCGCGTGCCGGTCGAACTGGCCCGCCGTCACGAGCCGCTGTACCGCTTCCTGCTCAACAAGTGGTATTTCGACGAGCTCTACGATCTCATTTTCGTCCGCCCGGCCAAAAGCCTCGGCCGCTTCCTGTGGAAGACCGGCGACGGCAGGATCATCGACGGCCTCGGCCCGGACGGCGTGTCGGCGCGAGTGGTCGATGTCACGCGCGGCGTCGTGCGCCTGCAGACGGGTTATGTCTATCACTATGCCTTCGCCATGCTGATCGGCGTGGCGGCGCTCTTCACCTGGTTCATGTTCTCAAGCGGGGGAGGGCACTGA